A genome region from Strigops habroptila isolate Jane chromosome 12, bStrHab1.2.pri, whole genome shotgun sequence includes the following:
- the MED7 gene encoding mediator of RNA polymerase II transcription subunit 7 has protein sequence MGEPQQVSALPPPPMQYIKEYTDENIRKGLAPKPPPPVKDSYMMFGNQFQCDDLIIRPLESQGIERLHPMQFDHKKELRKLNMSILVNFLDLLDILIRSPGSIKREEKLEDLKLLFVHVHHLINEYRPHQARETLRVMMEVQKRQRLETAERFQKHLERVVEMIQNCLASLPDDLPHSEGGLRVKVEPMDTGDGNNCMGQSEKQRERSGSKRDQVLDKDAAMCSIIDEMT, from the coding sequence ATGGGTGAACCTCAGCAAGTGAGTGCTCTTCCTCCGCCTCCGATGCAGTACATAAAAGAATACACTGATGAAAACATCCGTAAAGGCCTGGCTCCAAAGCCACCTCCACCAGTGAAAGACAGTTACATGATGTTTGGTAATCAGTTCCAGTGTGATGATTTGATTATTCGACCCTTGGAGAGCCAGGGTATCGAACGGTTGCATCCAATGCAGTTTGACCACAAGAAGGAATTAAGAAAACTTAATATGTCCATCCTGGTCAACTTTTTGGACCTCTTGGATATCTTGATAAGGAGTCCGGGGAGTATAAAGCGAGAGGAGAAACTGGAAGACttgaaactgctttttgttCATGTCCATCATCTTATAAATGAATATCGCCCTCACCAAGCTAGGGAGACACTGAGAGTCATGATGGAGGTGCAGAAACGGCAGCGTTTGGAAACAGCAGAGCGATTTCAGAAGCACTTGGAACGAGTTGTAGAGATGATTCAGAACTGCCTGGCTTCCTTGCCTGACGATCTGCCTCATTCAGAGGGAGGACTGAGAGTGAAAGTGGAACCAATGGATACTGGTGATGGCAACAACTGTATGGGACAGAGCGAAAAGCAGAGAGAGCGTTCTGGTAGCAAGAGAGATCAGGTTTTAGACAAAGATGCAGCTATGTGTAGCATTATTGATGAAATGACATGA